In Glycine max cultivar Williams 82 chromosome 7, Glycine_max_v4.0, whole genome shotgun sequence, a single window of DNA contains:
- the LOC100800326 gene encoding FT-interacting protein 7, with the protein MSNLKLGVEVVGAHDLMPKDGQGSCSTYVELHFDGWKFRTTTKEKDLNPVWNEKFYFNVTDPSKLPNLTLDACIYHYSKRSNSKIFLGKVHLTEPSFVPYADAVVLHYPLEKKNVFSRIKGELGLKVYVTDDPSVKSSNPIHDVEPSVDTVQHSTPDQSPVSFTNSILNVFSRKKNETKHTFHTLPNSNEEKQHKSSPSAAAKTNKDSGMHESKSGLPPPKVFHAYPGSFSPMDYALKETSPFLGGGQVVGGRVIRGYRPSSSYDLVEPMQYLFVRVVRARLTGSIDPYVEVKVGNFKGITKHYEKTQDPEWNQVFAFARENQQSTLLEVVVKDKNMLLDEIIGTVKFDLHDVPRRVPPNSPLAPEWYRIDKGKDKKKGELMLAVWFGTQADEAFPDAWHSDALSSGDISSSAYAHMRSKVYHSPRLWYVRVKVIEAQDLHVSENSQIHDAYVKLQIGNQILKTRPVQSRTMILRWDQELMFVAAEPFEEPLIVSVENRVGPNKDETIGAVIIPVDQTDKRADDRLIHTRWYHLEESISSVMDGEQGKKEKDKFFSRIHLSVCLDGGYHVFDGSTYYSSDLRPTSKQLWKKPIGLLEIGILSVDGLHPTKTRDGRGTTDTYCVAKYGHKWVRTRTVSDSLSPKYNEQYTWDVYDPATVLTVGVFDNGQLHNSDGNKDLKIGKVRIRISTLEAGRVYTNAYPLPVLHPSGVKKMGELHLAIRFSCSSMVDLMQQYFKPHLPKMHYKRPLNLMEQEKLRHQAVNVVASRLSRAEPPLRKEVVEYMCDTDSHLWSMRRSKANFYRLMTVFSGILSVVRWLGEVSTWKHPITTVLVHILFLMLVCFPELILPTVFLYMFVISMWNWRFRPRCPPHMNTRLSYAEGVTPDELDEEFDTFPSSKSPDILRWRYDRLRTVAGRIQSVVGDLATQGERIQALVNWRDPRASAMFMVFCFVAAIVLYVTPFQLPILLTGFYLMRHPMLRSKVPPAPVNFFRRLPSLTDSML; encoded by the coding sequence ATGAGCAACCTCAAGCTAGGTGTGGAAGTTGTGGGTGCTCATGACcttatgcccaaagatggacaGGGCTCATGTAGTACTTATGTGGAACTTCACTTTGATGGTTGGAAATTTCGGACTACAACTAAAGAGAAAGATCTGAATCCTGTTTGGAATGAGAAATTTTACTTCAATGTTACTGATCCAAGCAAATTGCCGAATCTCACTCTTGATGCCTGTATCTACCATTATAGCAAGAGAAGTAATTCCAAAATTTTCCTGGGTAAGGTCCACCTCACTGAACCCTCATTTGTCCCATATGCTGATGCTGTTGTTTTGCACTACCCTctggaaaagaaaaatgttttttcccGCATAAAAGGAGAACTTGGTTTGAAGGTATATGTCACTGATGACCCTTCAGTAAAATCCTCAAACCCTATTCATGATGTGGAACCCTCTGTGGACACCGTCCAACACTCAACCCCAGATCAATCACCAGTTTCATTCACTAATTCAATCCTGAACGTCTTTTCTCGGAAGAAAAATGAGACAAAGCACACATTTCATACCCTTCCAAATTCAAATGAAGAAAAACAGCATAAATCTTCTCCTTCAGCTGCTGCAAAGACAAATAAAGACTCTGGGATGCATGAGTCTAAATCTGGACTGCCTCCTCCAAAAGTTTTTCATGCATATCCAGGTTCTTTCTCTCCAATGGATTATGCACTCAAAGAGACAAGCCCTTTTCTTGGAGGGGGACAAGTAGTTGGTGGGCGAGTTATTCGCGGGTACAGGCCATCCAGCTCCTATGACCTTGTTGAACCAATGCAATACCTATTCGTACGAGTTGTAAGAGCTCGTTTGACTGGGAGCATTGATCCATATGTGGAGGTAAAGGTTGGAAATTTCAAAGGAATTACCAAACACTACGAGAAAACACAAGATCCTGAATGGAATCAAGTGTTTGCCTTTGCAAGGGAAAATCAGCAGTCAACTTTGCTTGAAGTTGTGGTCAAAGACAAGAATATGTTACTTGATGAAATTATTGGCACTGTGAAGTTTGATCTCCATGATGTTCCTAGACGTGTTCCACCTAATAGTCCATTGGCTCCTGAATGGTATAGGATTGACAAGGGTAAGGACAAGAAAAAAGGGGAGTTGATGCTTGCTGTATGGTTTGGCACACAAGCTGATGAAGCTTTTCCTGATGCTTGGCATTCTGATGCTCTCTCCTCTGGTGATATATCCTCGTCTGCATATGCTCATATGAGATCAAAAGTTTACCATTCACCAAGATTATGGTATGTACGGGTTAAAGTGATTGAGGCTCAGGACTTACATGTGTCAGAGAATTCCCAAATCCATGATGCCTATGTTAAGCTACAGATCGGTAACCAGATTTTGAAGACAAGACCTGTTCAATCAAGGACCATGATTCTGCGTTGGGATCAAGAGCTGATGTTTGTTGCTGCTGAACCCTTTGAGGAACCTCTGATTGTTTCAGTGGAAAATCGAGTTGGTCCCAACAAAGACGAGACTATTGGAGCTGTTATTATTCCTGTAGACCAAACTGACAAGCGAGCTGATGATAGACTTATCCACACTAGGTGGTATCACCTTGAAGAATCCATATCATCTGTGATGGATGGGGAACAaggaaaaaaggagaaagataaattttttagtagAATTCACCTGAGTGTCTGTCTTGATGGTGGTTACCATGTTTTTGATGGGTCAACTTATTATAGTAGTGATCTCAGACCAACATCAAAGCAGCTCTGGAAGAAGCCAATTGGTCTTTTAGAAATTGGCATTCTAAGTGTTGATGGACTTCATCCAACGAAAACCAGGGATGGAAGAGGGACAACAGATACATACTGTGTGGCAAAATATGGGCATAAGTGGGTTCGCACTCGAACCGTTAGTGACAGTCTTAGTCCAAAATACAATGAGCAGTACACTTGGGACGTTTATGATCCAGCTACAGTTCTCACTGTGGGGGTGTTTGATAATGGACAACTTCATAATTCGGATGGTAACAAAGATCTAAAAATAGGTAAAGTTCGGATTCGGATCTCGACCCTGGAAGCTGGCCGTGTTTACACAAATGCATACCCATTACCAGTGCTACATCCTTCAGGTGTCAAGAAGATGGGTGAGCTGCACTTGGCCATTAGATTCTCCTGTTCCTCAATGGTTGATTTGATGCAGCAGTATTTCAAGCCTCACTTGCCAAAAATGCACTATAAAAGGCCACTTAACTTAATGGAACAGGAAAAGCTGCGACATCAAGCGGTCAATGTTGTTGCTTCTCGACTAAGTAGGGCGGAACCCCCACTTAGAAAGGAGGTAGTTGAATACATGTGTGACACAGATTCTCATCTTTGGAGTATGAGGCGGAGCAAGGCAAACTTCTACCGTCTGATGACAGTGTTTTCTGGAATTCTCTCTGTTGTGCGATGGTTAGGGGAAGTTTCCACATGGAAGCATCCTATAACAACAGTGCTGGTGCACATTCTTTTTCTGATGCTTGTATGTTTCCCTGAACTTATTCTGCCAACTGTATTTCTATACATGTTTGTCATCAGCATGTGGAATTGGAGGTTCCGGCCGAGGTGCCCTCCTCACATGAACACCAGACTCTCCTATGCAGAAGGGGTGACCCCAGATGAGCTTGATGAGGAATTTGACACATTCCCCAGCTCAAAGAGCCCTGACATTCTACGTTGGAGGTACGACCGGTTAAGAACTGTGGCTGGGAGGATTCAGAGTGTTGTAGGAGATTTAGCTACTCAAGGAGAGAGGATCCAAGCTCTTGTGAATTGGCGTGATCCTCGTGCCTCCGCCATGTTCATGGTATTCTGCTTTGTGGCTGCTATAGTGTTGTATGTCACACCCTTCCAACTGCCTATTCTTCTGACTGGATTTTACTTGATGAGGCACCCCATGCTTCGGAGCAAGGTGCCGCCTGCTCCGGTGAATTTCTTCCGTAGGTTGCCTTCTCTCACAGACAGCATGCTGTAA